The stretch of DNA AAAGGCGGTCCGGTGCCAGTTGACCGGCTCGAAGAATGCCTCGGGTCTGGACCTGAACATAGTCGTGCAGCGGGCTGTAGAAGGCGCTCGTACCGCCGATACGAAAATCAGCCTTGGTTGCCCGAATTAAGGCATCGGCGGCCGGAAGGATGAGCTCTGCTATCAACCGGACGTGGCGGGACCGCCACATGCGGGGCAACCCCGCGCATTGCTCAGTAGAAAAAGACAGTAAAATGGCGCAGAAAGGGGATTGCAGGCCGGCCTCGCGGCCTCGTGAACGGCGCTCAGTCTCTCGTCCCGGGTTGCGATTTTCCGGGTGTAGACAATGTCAGTCCCGCATTCGCCGCGACGAACGCTTCCTCCAAGCTCCCTGGCCTGGCGGAAAGTCACGAAGCCGTGTCCGGCAAAGCCGCGCTCGGCAATGGCGCTCAGAGGCTCAGGACATTGATCCCGCTGTACCGCCGACCGCTGACGGCGTTGAACGGCATCCCCACCGGAGCAGAACTGTTCGCCCAGGCCGGACCCACGGAACGCGTCCTGCCTCCAGTTCGGACAGTATTCCTTCGGTGATTTCGGCAATAGATATTGCGGGCTCGCGTGAGCCTTGCCGTGCAGTTCGATTGTCCATCGCGCGTCCTTTCGCGACGGGCGGGAGTCACTCTCTCTCCCTTCATCCCGTCACGGCTGCACGAAGCTGGCCTCTCGCACTTGGGCGTTGCGGGGTGGAACCCCGCTGAAGGGTAGCCCGGGACGCATAGCGGCACGGGCTCAGGGGAAGGCCTTCCCAAGAGGCCTGCTCGCCTCCCTCAAGACGCCGGCCCATTTTCGTTGTCCAAGGCATTGTCGCTCGCGATGTTGCGAAACCCTATGCGCGCCGCGGGGACGCCGCTAAGTCAATGCTCAGGTAAAAACGATGCAACAGGTAAGGCATGCGAATATCCTCCTGGTGAACGCGGCCTCGACGGCGCGCATACTTTCAGCGCTCATCCAAAAGCATGACAGTATCTCGATTGCGGTGGCTTGGGTGGCATCACCGATGTCGCAGACACGCTCCTTGCCCATTCCGAGAAGTTCGAGTCCCTTCTCCTAGGTGTGGACTTCTCTGCAACCGAGACCGCGCTTGTCGATCGCCTAGTTGGTTCCCTGCCTATGTCGCGAAGAGCCGTCCGGGCTGCTTTCATCCCAAGATTTTCTACTTTGAGACGGGAGTGAAGCTGAGGCGATCGTCGGCAGTGCCAACTTCACCAAGGGCGCCTGGGTGCTAACTTCGAGCCGGCGTCCATGCGAAGGGAGCGACCGACAATCCTTTCTTCGTGCAAGTCCGCAGCCAGATCAAAACCTACTACGCACCGCTCCGCCTGACCATCACGCGAGAACTGAATGCCGAGAGCTACAAGCGCCAGGCAAAAGCGGCTGCAGGTAAGCCGAGCCAAAGAGCCCGATCCTGCCGGACAGTCGCAAAGAGTGGGCGCGGGTCAACGCGCCGCTCGCGACGATGGAATGGCCTGAATTCGTGAAGCGTGCCCGTCGCGACGAGTATCATGACTTTATGGAGCGCATGAAGCTCGTGCGGGCCATCAACATATCTTCTCGCGCACCTCCTCCTTTGCAGAGGTCACGGCTGCCGAGGCCAAGGGCATCGCCGGCGTGCTCGGCAAGCATGAGGCCGAGACCGAGGGCTGGCCAATCTCACTGGGGCTGGTTCGGCTCAATGGGCGGTGCCGGCACATTTGCCGAATTGATCGTCTGGAGGACAGCGCACTTGCCGCACGCTCGATGTCATCCCGCCCCGCGATGAAGTGACCGAGGCCCAGTTCAACGCTTTTGTCGCTGCGTTCACGGCCGCCTTCTCGAAATCATCGCGCGTGGCGCGGCTGGCACCGGCCACCCGGTTGCTTGCCATGAAGCGGCCGGATGTCTTTCTGCGTCAACGGTGGCAACACTCCAGGCCTCGCGAATGCACTCTCTTTCGCGCCGACGACGATCAAACTCGAAAACTATTGGCGCCGCGTCATAGAGCCCATCAGGCAGGCGCCTTGGTACACGGTCGATCGGGCTGCCGGGCGCGACACCGAGCTCTGGGACGCGCGCGTCGCCATGCTCGACGCCATCTATTACCGACCGACCAACTGATGGGCAGCGTTCCTGAAGTGAAGAGCGGGCTGGTGCGCTGGATAGGCAGTGTTGTTGATCTGAGCCTTGCCGACCAGCACGAAATTGCGAGCTCGTCAAAGCAGGCGGTGCCATCCAGGCCAGCGTCGAGGCCATCCTCCCGAGACTCCGTCAGACAAAATGTTGGCCTTGCTGCGCGAAGAGGAAGGGGGGCGCATCGTCGGCGTCGGTGCTCTCAAGACCCCACTGCCGCATTATCGCAAGGTCGGTTCACGAACGCGGGTGCATCGCTCGTCGGCTTCGAAGGAGCGCCCGAGCTTGGATATGTCGTCGTCCATAGCGCTCGACGCGGCCAGATGCTCTCCGGCGATCTCGTCGAGGCGATTGCTGGGGCGATCAATGAACCTGCTTTCGCCACGACCGATAGCAACACCATGCGTAACAACCTTGCACGGTCGGGCTTTAGAAGGGTCGGGACAGACTGGCAGGGCAGCAAGGGCGACCTATCGTTGTGGGTCATTGATCCGGGCAGCAGCCCATCCTTGTAATTCTCCGGAAAATCTGCACTTTCTGGACAATAGAGTCGCGATGACCCATTCTATCAGTACCGTTGAGGTCTCGAAGTCGTTCGGCCGATTCAGCCGCCAAATACTCGAAGCACCGCTCGCCGTCACGCAGCATGACCATGTCAGCCTGGTCCATATATCGCACGCTGGATATCGGCGTCTCCAGAACCGCGATCGCGAGATCATCACCTTCCGAGACGTTACCCATGACGATCGCGCCGCCGCCGCGCACGCATCGTCCGAAGTCTCCAAGTTTGATGACGAAAACCCGGGTAACTGATGCCCCTCCCCTACCGGCCGCGTAATCTGTTACGCGTTTCTCTCGAATTCAGGCCAAGCCCGTCTTCGAGACGGCAGCAAAGACAGGTCCTCCCGAACACGCAAGCGTCTGACGACAGCTTCAACGGCCCTTGATTCAGTCATACTGCTCCACAGACAGCATCTGCAAAAGAACCTGCTATCTGGGTTGACTTCACTGCGCATCGTAGGGTCGACATCGGCATCTTCTGCGAACAGGACGATACACTTACCTTGGGTATTGCTGGCGCTACGATAAAGAATGCCACCGATCGGGCTCCCCTTCCGATCTTTCATTATGCCCGGAAATACTCCGTTACGATCTGAGTCGGACATAATCGATGTGGACGCGCTCGTCCTTCTCAATCCTTTTCCGAAAATCGTTTAGGAACTGGTGCATGAACAAGGCCCAATCGTACAGATGTGCGCGCCTGCTATCGAATATGCTAACAGTGGGCGAAGAAGTGATGTCCAACACTTTGGCTGCTCGTGTCAGAGCGAAGCGCCCATAGCATGGCGTGCTGATGGCTTCTTAAGGGTCTCCGCACAGCAGTCTTTTGCTCTTCGGCCCCATAAAACATGGGAATTCCAGCCGGGCTCATCCGGTTTTGCGCCGCGAACTGACGAGGCGCCGGCCCAAGCTCACGCGGCTCGCGAAATTTTCGCCGGGTTCTTCTCGCGGCAACGGTAGAACTCCGTCCCCTGCGGCAACTTCCGGATCATCCTCTCCTTCCTGCAGCGAGCGGAGATGAATTCCAAGAGTTCTTCGGGCGAAATATCCTCCTCATTCGCTCCCGCCGCCTGCTGCAAAAAAGTAGCGGCGTCGGTGCTTTACGAGTTCAACGAAGTCTTGCCACCCGTACGAGTAAACTGTTCCCCGTCAGCACCAATGGCACAGATTTGAGGTTGTGATTTAAGGAGTGTTGGGGCTTCGTCGTAGTGACGAAGGAACGAAGATGAAGCCCCAACACTCCTTAAAAAAATCGCCGATGAAGGCCCCTGCCGAGCGGGTGGTGAAGGACACCGGCGGCAGACCCGTCGGCACTTCTCGGCCGAAGACAAGATCAGGATCGTGCTGGATGGCCTGCGCGGCGAGGACAGCATTGCCGAGCTGTGCCGCAAGGAAGGCATCGCCCAAAGCCTGTATTACACCTGGTCGAAGGAGTTCATGGAAGCGGGCAAGCGTCGCCTGGCTGGCGACACTGCCCGTGCCGCAACCACCGGCGAGGTGCAGGACCTGCGCCGCGAAGCCCGTGCCCTGAAGGAATGCGTTGCCGACCTGACGCTCGAAACCGTCTGCTCAAAAAAAGTATGATCGCGGATGGGGGCGACGACGAATGAGGTATCCAGCATCGGAGAAGCTCGAGATCATCCGGATCGTCGAGCAATCGCACCTACCAGCCAAGCACACGTTGGACGAGCTCGGCATTGCCCGTCGGACCTTCTACCGCTGGTACGACCGGTTCCTCGAAGGCGGCCCGGAGGCGCTGGAGGATCGGCCATCGACACCGAGCCGGGTGTGGAACCGGATCCCGCCTGACATCCATGATCAGATCATCGAGCTGGCGCTGGGGCAGTCCGAGCTAAGCCCCCGGGAACTGGCGGTGCGTTTTACCGATGAGAGGCGCTACTTCGTGTCGGAAGCCACGGTTTACCGTCTGTTGAAGGCCCACGATCTGATCACCAGCCCGGCCTATGTCGTGATCAAGGCCGCCGATCAGTTCCACACCAAGACCACGCGGGTAAACGAGATGTGGCAGACTGATTTTACCTACTGTGCGCCTCGTCCCGGATGGTCCGGGGTGCATATGACTGGAATGCAAAGGAGAAAGGAGGAACTGAACGAATGCCTTGCCCTCTGCTGTGAGGGGGCATGAGCCCAAGCGGCGGTGACCTGCCGTCAACTGGCAGGGTGACGTAGCCCGCAGGTAAAGGGGATTGAGGCGAAGCCGTTACGCCGAGATGGTCCCCGAGGCTGTAGCGCTGGAAGGTTGAGGAACACGAACCGGTTAATCCGCATCCGAGGGCTGAAATGTCGCCTTCGCCTACACGGCTTAACAGGCGGAATGCTGATGATGGCGCCGGAGACGTATGTCGGCGACATCCGAATGTGGCCGGAAATGTAGCCCGTCCGCATGGAGCCATGGAGAGAATGCAGCCAGGCCATGGCATCGGCATCGACTTGCGGGACGCAAGGACAAGGACTGCGACCGGCAGCCTCCCCAGCGCGCGAAAGTCCAGCATATGAACGAGGGAAGGCATGATGGAATGCCAAGGGAGTTGGCCCCGATGTCCACCGTGCTGGCGGAGTCCCCGTAGTAGTCCGCGACAGGGAAAGCCTGTCACATGGCGAAGGGGGACAGTTCAATCAGCTTGAAGTGCAAACTACCTGACCAAACGAGGTGAAGACCTTTGATAATCAGCGAAATGCAGCACAAGCTCGCGACGTGGGCCGAGAGCGACCAGAACCGCAAGTTCGATCGCCTTCTCCGGCTCATTGCCGATCGGGCGTGGCTTGCCGAGGCGGCTCGGATCGTGCTGGCGTCGAGTGGCGCCAATACGCCGGGCATCGACGGAATGGACAAGCGACGGATGCAGGCCGTACTGGCAGAACAGCTGGCCAGTCTGCGAACGGACTTGCTGACGGGGAGTTATCACCCGCAGCCGGTCAGGCGAATCTATATCCCGAAAGCCAATGGCAAGAAACGACCACTTGGTATCCCGACCCTGAAAGACCGCATCGTCCAGCGCGCGATGCTGATGGCCATGGAGCCGATCTGGGAAAGCGACTTCCATCGCCTCTCCTACGGCTTCAGGCCGGAACGCAGCGTGCATCACGCTGTCCGGACCGTGAAGATACAGTTGCAGGATAGTGGTGCCGGAGCGCGGGGCCGCTGGATCATCGAAGGTGATCTGGCGAGCTACTTCGATACGGTCCACCACCGGCTTCTGCTTCGCTGCGTTCGGCGGCGAATCCGGGATGATCGGTTTGTTGATCTGCTCTGGCGATTCCTGAAGGCGGGCCACGTCGACCGTGGCCTGTTCGTCGCCTCAAGCGAAGGTGTACCGCAAGGCGGCGTGCTGTCGCCGCTCCTGTCCAACATCATGCTCCATGAGTTTGATGCGTGGCTGGAGGCGAAATACCTGAGCGACAAGGCGCGAAAGGATCGCTGGGCATGGAACTTCGGCATCCAGCAGGGGCGCCCCATCACGGTTCGCGAGAACCGGCAATGGAAACCTGCTGTCGCCTACTGCCGTTACGCCGATGACTTCGTTGTCATCGTCAAGGGCACCAAGGCACATGCCGAGGCCATCCGCGAGGAATGCCGGGCCTTTCTGGAAGACGACCTGAAGCTGACGTTGAATATGGACAAGAGCCATATCACCCACGTCGACGACGGGTTCGTGTTCCTCGGGCACCGGATTATCCGCAGGCGGGGATCGAGCGGACGCATGTCCGTGGTCTCAACGATACCCAAGGAGAAGGCCAAGACCTTCGCTCGCCGATTGGTCGAGGCTCTC from Novosphingobium sp. CECT 9465 encodes:
- a CDS encoding ArdC family protein, giving the protein MTFRQARELGGSVRRGECGTDIVYTRKIATRDERLSAVHEAARPACNPLSAPFYCLFLLSNARGCPACGGPATSG
- the ltrA gene encoding group II intron reverse transcriptase/maturase, whose product is MIISEMQHKLATWAESDQNRKFDRLLRLIADRAWLAEAARIVLASSGANTPGIDGMDKRRMQAVLAEQLASLRTDLLTGSYHPQPVRRIYIPKANGKKRPLGIPTLKDRIVQRAMLMAMEPIWESDFHRLSYGFRPERSVHHAVRTVKIQLQDSGAGARGRWIIEGDLASYFDTVHHRLLLRCVRRRIRDDRFVDLLWRFLKAGHVDRGLFVASSEGVPQGGVLSPLLSNIMLHEFDAWLEAKYLSDKARKDRWAWNFGIQQGRPITVRENRQWKPAVAYCRYADDFVVIVKGTKAHAEAIREECRAFLEDDLKLTLNMDKSHITHVDDGFVFLGHRIIRRRGSSGRMSVVSTIPKEKAKTFARRLVEALSGNHEVAAVDMIDGLNRQLAGWAAFYRFTDFTARTFRRIDTVVFWKMAHWLAQKYRSRIKPLMRKWYRMPETGQSKTWLVYGRSNQGNAVGKALRRLVTSQKMQFRWRNPERNPYIYRDELRNTVTSRYRDVAMALDQG